The proteins below are encoded in one region of Geobacter sp.:
- the hybA gene encoding hydrogenase 2 operon protein HybA gives MSKQSRRSFLKTIGFGGAALVASTTGLSHASEQPPVNNEALGMLYDATMCVGCKACMTACKRVNGDFGSLAFEKAPFDPDGLWDAPQDLSGSTRTLIKLYKESDKEWSYIKYSCMHCQKPSCVSVCPVSAMTKDKVTGIVDYNKDTCIGCRYCQVGCSFNIPKFQWEKTLPQIVKCDLCKNTNLKEKGITACAQTCPVGAISFGKRRELLDIAHARLRDNPGRYIHHVYGEFELGGTNHLYLAAVPFHKLGLPIVPQDAPAEFSEKIQHTIYKGFVAPVALYSTLCFIALKNQKRQDSNGNGEDDK, from the coding sequence ATGAGTAAGCAAAGTCGCAGGAGCTTTCTCAAAACCATCGGCTTCGGCGGTGCGGCGCTCGTGGCGAGCACCACCGGATTGTCCCATGCATCCGAACAGCCGCCGGTCAACAACGAGGCGCTCGGCATGCTCTACGACGCCACCATGTGCGTCGGCTGCAAGGCCTGCATGACCGCCTGCAAGCGGGTCAACGGCGACTTCGGCAGCCTCGCCTTTGAAAAGGCCCCCTTCGACCCGGACGGCCTCTGGGATGCCCCCCAGGACCTCTCCGGCAGCACGCGGACGCTGATCAAGCTCTACAAGGAATCGGACAAGGAGTGGTCGTACATCAAGTACTCCTGCATGCACTGCCAGAAGCCGTCATGCGTCTCGGTCTGCCCGGTCAGCGCCATGACCAAGGACAAGGTCACCGGTATCGTCGACTACAACAAGGACACCTGCATCGGCTGCCGCTACTGCCAGGTCGGCTGCTCCTTCAACATCCCCAAGTTCCAGTGGGAAAAGACCCTGCCCCAGATCGTCAAGTGCGACCTGTGCAAAAACACCAATCTCAAGGAAAAGGGGATCACCGCCTGTGCCCAGACCTGCCCGGTGGGTGCCATCTCCTTCGGCAAGCGGCGGGAACTGCTGGATATCGCCCATGCCCGGCTGCGTGACAATCCCGGCCGCTACATCCACCATGTCTACGGCGAATTCGAGCTGGGAGGGACCAACCACCTCTACCTGGCCGCGGTGCCGTTCCACAAGCTGGGACTCCCCATCGTGCCGCAGGATGCGCCGGCCGAATTCTCGGAAAAGATCCAGCATACCATCTACAAGGGATTCGTGGCGCCGGTGGCGCTCTACAGCACCCTCTGTTTCATCGCCCTGAAAAACCAGAAACGGCAGGACAGTAACGGAAACGGGGAGGACGACAAGTAA
- the hybB gene encoding Ni/Fe-hydrogenase cytochrome b subunit yields the protein MAGHHDEFIKLEGKIFTRSFFVMLTLVVIGFFFIGVRYVKGIGAVSNMSDGYPWGIWIAYDVATGTAIACGGYAVAILIYIRNNWKFHPLIRSALLTSLFGYGLAGFSVVVDLGRYWNSYGFFIPSRWQINSAMFEVALCVMTYTLVLIIEFLPAVLWSLENSKGVTLRKVADWLHPRLTPDEARLASGLEWVRSSAAWLRPRLDKVLVFFIVLGITLPTMHQSSLGSLLLIAATKLHPLWHTGFLPLLFLINCIYIGYSIVILESIISSNAFKREIELNELSGLSRIIPWLTVIWLSVRVGDLAYRGQLGAAIKLDFYSCFFLLEFLLVAGGSIILFSSRMRRSPRWLFITAAMIILGGGLYRFNVYLIGFNPGQGWHYFPSIAELMITVGVIALELLGYQVLVKLFPVLPNPKHAGSGHKTADNSHHAGTHEEILPAAVHVGK from the coding sequence ATGGCCGGACATCATGATGAATTCATAAAACTCGAAGGGAAGATCTTCACCAGATCGTTCTTTGTCATGCTCACCCTGGTGGTGATCGGCTTCTTTTTCATCGGCGTCCGCTACGTCAAGGGGATCGGCGCCGTCTCCAACATGAGCGACGGCTACCCCTGGGGGATCTGGATCGCCTACGACGTGGCAACCGGGACCGCCATCGCCTGCGGCGGCTACGCCGTCGCCATCCTGATCTATATCCGCAACAACTGGAAGTTCCACCCCCTGATCCGTTCGGCGCTCCTTACCTCGCTGTTCGGCTACGGCCTGGCCGGCTTCTCGGTGGTCGTCGACCTGGGGCGCTACTGGAACTCCTACGGCTTCTTCATCCCGTCGCGCTGGCAGATCAACTCGGCCATGTTCGAGGTGGCGCTCTGCGTCATGACCTACACCCTGGTCCTCATCATCGAGTTCCTGCCGGCAGTGCTCTGGTCGCTGGAGAACAGCAAGGGTGTGACGCTGCGCAAGGTCGCCGACTGGCTCCATCCCCGGCTGACTCCCGACGAGGCCAGGCTCGCCTCGGGCCTGGAGTGGGTCAGGTCGTCCGCTGCGTGGCTCAGGCCGCGGCTCGACAAGGTTCTGGTCTTCTTCATCGTCCTCGGCATTACCCTCCCGACCATGCACCAGTCGTCCCTCGGCTCGCTGCTCCTGATCGCGGCCACCAAGCTCCACCCGCTCTGGCATACCGGCTTCCTGCCGCTTCTGTTCCTGATCAACTGCATCTACATCGGCTACTCCATTGTCATCCTGGAATCGATCATCTCCTCTAACGCCTTCAAGCGGGAGATCGAGCTGAACGAGCTGTCGGGGCTGTCGCGCATCATCCCCTGGCTGACGGTGATCTGGCTTTCGGTGCGGGTCGGCGACCTGGCCTACCGCGGCCAGCTCGGCGCCGCAATCAAGCTGGACTTCTACTCCTGCTTCTTCCTCCTGGAATTCCTGCTGGTGGCGGGCGGCTCCATCATCCTCTTCAGCAGCAGGATGCGCCGCTCCCCGCGCTGGCTCTTCATCACCGCGGCCATGATCATCCTGGGGGGCGGGCTCTACCGCTTCAACGTCTACCTGATCGGCTTCAACCCCGGCCAGGGCTGGCACTACTTCCCCTCCATCGCCGAACTGATGATCACCGTCGGCGTCATCGCCCTGGAACTGTTGGGGTACCAGGTGCTGGTCAAGCTCTTCCCGGTCCTCCCCAATCCGAAGCATGCGGGCAGTGGCCACAAGACCGCAGATAACAGCCATCATGCCGGCACCCACGAGGAGATCCTCCCCGCTGCCGTGCATGTGGGCAAATAA